The following coding sequences lie in one Candidatus Eisenbacteria bacterium genomic window:
- a CDS encoding response regulator yields the protein MAKAHLEEMSKTELIRELRKLQDAERRLETALKASDPVRLVHDLQVSQIELEMQNRELQEGQQLLEDSRSRYADLYDFAPVGYCTFDLEGYIQEINLTGASLLEVPREKLVHKRFPAVISIRDKDPFRTQLNFEAHLRACAEKTDRVTTEWTLSSRSHGTWVMQMATVPLRDHDGAMIGYRSALIDVTALKQLDRLRFLADAGEMLSSTLDYPTVLERVVRIAVPALADLCIADVLDENGRLQRLEVAFGSPEKQLALAERVKESALRPGPQALQRRVATSRSPVLFERTEEPFFLSGLSEEDSDLVRAIGPRSMIIVPLMVRRKLLATLTFIVTESKRHYTSEDVLFFQDIARRTAVAADNARLHTQVQRAIRIRENLLGVVSHDLRDLLGVVDMASAVLLKSPVATDRRIQSRKSAEMIHRTAEKMTRLVADLLDSVGIVSGHLAVDRKPCPLLPLVREALEGFQAIASVRLQCDLAGVSDLVLTCDRERILQVLTNLIGNAIKFTPQEGTVTVRAQPKGNEVWFSVGDTGAGIPSEELPHIFEQFWQAAKTSNLGVGLGLTIAKGIIEAHGGRIWAESEMGAGTTIHFTLPIARPYDDADDSHRTAGAGEAVGRRAIPGASSERKVVLVIDDESDAREAMQQVLALDGYESVGAANGKEALVYLRTHPAPYVILLDLVMPVMDGWAFLAGRNRDPALRPIPVIVISGHQEAETQAAAAHAGFIQKPVRPESLAESMEHMVHGAQ from the coding sequence ATGGCCAAGGCACACCTGGAAGAGATGTCGAAGACGGAGCTGATTCGGGAGCTCCGGAAGCTTCAGGACGCCGAGCGCCGCCTCGAGACTGCGCTGAAGGCCAGCGACCCGGTACGCCTGGTGCACGACCTCCAGGTGAGCCAGATCGAGCTCGAGATGCAGAATCGCGAGCTTCAGGAAGGGCAGCAGCTACTCGAAGACTCCCGGAGCCGTTACGCTGACCTCTACGATTTCGCGCCGGTCGGATACTGCACGTTCGACCTCGAGGGCTATATACAGGAGATCAACCTGACCGGCGCCTCGCTCCTCGAGGTGCCCAGGGAAAAGCTCGTCCATAAGCGGTTCCCCGCCGTGATCTCCATCCGAGACAAGGATCCCTTCCGGACCCAGCTCAATTTCGAAGCCCATCTGCGTGCCTGCGCGGAGAAGACGGACCGGGTGACGACCGAGTGGACGTTGTCGAGCAGGAGCCACGGAACCTGGGTCATGCAGATGGCGACCGTTCCGCTCCGGGACCACGACGGGGCCATGATCGGATACAGGAGCGCCCTCATCGACGTCACCGCCTTGAAGCAGCTCGATCGGCTCCGTTTCCTCGCCGACGCCGGAGAGATGCTTTCTTCCACTTTGGATTACCCGACGGTACTGGAGCGTGTGGTCCGCATCGCGGTCCCGGCGCTGGCGGACCTCTGCATCGCCGACGTGCTCGACGAGAATGGGCGGCTTCAGCGCCTGGAGGTGGCTTTCGGAAGCCCGGAAAAACAGTTGGCGCTGGCGGAACGTGTCAAAGAGTCCGCATTACGGCCGGGCCCGCAGGCTCTGCAGCGGAGGGTCGCGACGTCGCGTAGTCCCGTCCTCTTCGAGCGGACCGAGGAGCCCTTTTTCCTTTCCGGCCTGAGTGAGGAGGACTCCGACCTCGTCCGAGCGATTGGTCCGAGGTCGATGATCATTGTGCCGCTCATGGTGCGGCGAAAGTTGCTCGCGACGCTCACGTTCATCGTGACCGAGTCGAAGCGCCATTACACCTCCGAAGACGTCCTCTTCTTCCAAGATATTGCCCGCCGGACGGCTGTTGCCGCGGACAACGCACGGCTTCATACCCAGGTGCAGCGTGCGATTCGCATCCGCGAAAATCTTCTCGGCGTCGTTTCGCATGATCTGAGAGACCTCTTGGGTGTGGTCGACATGGCAAGCGCGGTGCTTCTGAAGAGCCCCGTGGCCACCGACCGGAGGATTCAGAGCCGAAAATCCGCCGAGATGATTCATCGCACGGCGGAGAAGATGACCCGTCTCGTCGCGGACCTTTTGGATAGCGTCGGGATCGTATCCGGCCACCTCGCGGTCGACAGGAAACCGTGCCCGCTCCTCCCTCTGGTCCGGGAAGCCCTCGAAGGGTTTCAGGCGATTGCTTCGGTGCGCCTGCAGTGTGATCTGGCGGGCGTCTCCGATCTTGTGCTCACCTGCGACCGAGAGAGGATCTTGCAGGTGCTCACGAACCTGATCGGGAACGCGATCAAGTTCACTCCACAGGAAGGCACCGTCACGGTCCGGGCCCAACCGAAGGGCAACGAGGTCTGGTTCTCGGTCGGTGACACCGGGGCGGGAATCCCGAGCGAAGAGCTCCCGCATATCTTCGAGCAGTTCTGGCAAGCAGCCAAGACCTCCAATTTGGGAGTTGGTCTCGGGCTCACGATCGCGAAGGGGATCATCGAGGCTCACGGGGGCCGGATCTGGGCAGAGAGCGAGATGGGCGCGGGCACGACGATCCACTTCACGCTTCCGATCGCGCGCCCCTACGATGATGCCGACGATTCGCACCGGACCGCCGGGGCCGGGGAGGCTGTGGGCAGGCGAGCCATACCGGGCGCGTCATCAGAGCGAAAGGTCGTGCTCGTGATCGACGACGAGTCGGACGCGCGAGAGGCGATGCAACAGGTGTTGGCGCTGGACGGCTATGAATCGGTCGGTGCCGCGAACGGCAAGGAAGCGCTCGTATATCTCCGAACGCACCCTGCGCCCTACGTAATCCTGCTCGATCTGGTGATGCCGGTCATGGACGGATGGGCTTTCCTCGCGGGCAGGAACCGGGATCCTGCGCTCCGACCGATTCCGGTGATCGTCATCTCAGGCCACCAGGAAGCCGAAACGCAGGCGGCCGCTGCCCACGCCGGCTTCATCCAGAAGCCGGTCCGCCCCGAGAGCCTTGCCGAGTCGATGGAGCACATGGTGCATGGGGCGCAGTAG
- a CDS encoding chemotaxis protein CheR, whose protein sequence is MTLMTQPGGNMADQTPETGRKDRDALFEDEDQDRAVELEEASEPEREAERPFIVGIGASAGGLEALGQLVKHVPLDNMSFIVVQHLAPDRESVLPQLLSRSSKVEVTTAAESMTVEPNRVYVIPPNTDLALMNGVIHLIAPAGERPYLPIDYFFRTLAQDQGASSIGIILSGTGTDGTLGLRAVKEAGGITFVQDPSSAKYDGMPRSALASGFADFCLPPKEIAEELTRIAKRPHGVKLPSAPARAPQFQEQLARLFILIRSAFGNDLTRYKPSTVERRIERRMILHKIGSLEDYVRYVQTNAGELQALYKDTLITVTNFFRDRTTFEALKTKVFPRVLEHAGTHAPVRVWVPACATGEEAYSIAISLIEFLESVGKEKRIQIFGTDVDEQSIQHARRGSYPQNIELDVSPERLSRFFTKKGTEYHVTRRVRDTVVFSQQNLIKDSPFSRMDLVSCRNLLIYLQPSTQKKVLSILHYSLNTSGYLLLGSSETVGDGPELFSLVDRTSKIYSKKPSGSTFALETMLSGPNIPERNQRGAAPPVISLQALADRKILDVYAPPGVLLNENLDILHFRGHTGPYLDPAPGSASFSILRLARPELRIELKRAIQQAFAEQIRVSTDVKFSDAGKPGAVRLDLVPIQDPETKTRCLLVSFLAMEPPEELPPIPTDEPDERIVALGKRLQELERELEVTKDYLQATIEDKESANEELKSANEELQSSNEELQSTNEELETSREEMQSTNEELTTVNEELQNRMSELGLSNDDLHNLLAGFDNSVLIVGMDFCIRRYTLAAEKLLGLVAGDLGRSISFIDGFFGADVLTKVRGVVETLNTLEEDVLCRNRRWYSVRIVPYKTLDHVIRGAVITLMDIDARKKSAMLTRDVGEYAGHFLGAIHHPLMIVDSKLRIVWVNQPFYDYFQVVEQETIGTIFPNDGDPQWADTGELCQRLEVTLRTGESFRGVLLRQPAARGSTQTLKVGGSRIPVPAESALVLLSFEE, encoded by the coding sequence TTGACCCTCATGACCCAGCCGGGAGGCAACATGGCTGACCAGACCCCCGAGACAGGGCGCAAGGACCGCGACGCGCTTTTCGAGGACGAGGACCAGGATCGGGCGGTCGAGCTGGAAGAGGCCTCGGAGCCGGAACGAGAGGCGGAGAGGCCCTTCATCGTCGGCATCGGCGCATCAGCCGGCGGGCTGGAGGCGCTGGGTCAGCTCGTCAAGCACGTGCCGCTGGACAACATGTCGTTCATCGTGGTCCAGCACCTCGCCCCGGATCGTGAAAGCGTTCTGCCCCAGCTTCTCTCGCGCAGCAGCAAAGTCGAAGTCACGACCGCGGCCGAATCGATGACGGTCGAGCCGAATCGGGTCTACGTGATCCCGCCCAACACCGATCTCGCGCTCATGAACGGTGTGATTCACCTCATCGCACCCGCCGGGGAGCGTCCCTACCTGCCCATCGACTATTTTTTCCGCACGCTCGCCCAAGACCAGGGGGCATCGAGCATCGGGATCATCCTCTCGGGGACAGGCACGGACGGCACCCTCGGGCTTAGGGCGGTCAAGGAAGCGGGCGGAATCACATTCGTCCAGGACCCTTCTTCCGCCAAGTACGACGGCATGCCGCGGAGCGCCCTTGCGAGCGGGTTCGCGGACTTCTGCCTCCCGCCCAAGGAGATCGCCGAAGAGCTGACCCGGATCGCAAAGCGACCGCATGGAGTGAAGCTGCCGAGCGCTCCCGCGCGGGCGCCGCAGTTTCAAGAGCAGCTCGCGAGGCTCTTCATCCTGATTCGGTCCGCTTTCGGAAACGACTTGACCCGCTACAAGCCTTCGACGGTGGAGCGGCGGATCGAAAGGCGGATGATCCTCCACAAAATCGGAAGCCTCGAGGATTACGTGAGGTACGTCCAGACCAATGCCGGGGAGCTTCAGGCCTTGTACAAGGACACGCTCATCACCGTCACGAACTTCTTCAGGGACCGGACGACCTTCGAGGCGCTCAAGACGAAGGTCTTTCCAAGAGTGCTGGAGCATGCCGGGACGCACGCGCCGGTTCGTGTCTGGGTGCCGGCCTGCGCTACGGGGGAGGAAGCCTATTCCATCGCCATCTCTCTGATCGAATTCTTGGAGAGCGTTGGGAAGGAGAAGAGGATCCAGATTTTCGGGACCGACGTGGACGAGCAGTCGATTCAGCACGCGCGCCGAGGAAGCTACCCGCAGAACATCGAGCTCGATGTTTCTCCGGAAAGGCTGAGTCGTTTCTTTACCAAGAAGGGCACCGAATATCACGTCACGCGGCGTGTCCGCGACACGGTTGTTTTTTCCCAGCAGAACCTGATCAAGGACTCGCCTTTCTCCCGCATGGACCTGGTGAGCTGCAGAAACCTCCTCATCTATCTGCAGCCTTCGACGCAGAAGAAGGTGCTGAGTATCCTCCACTACTCTCTGAACACGTCCGGCTATCTCTTGCTCGGCAGCTCGGAGACGGTCGGAGACGGCCCGGAGCTTTTCAGCTTGGTCGATCGGACGAGCAAGATTTACTCGAAAAAACCTTCAGGCTCGACGTTCGCTCTCGAAACCATGCTGAGCGGCCCCAACATCCCGGAGCGGAACCAGCGCGGGGCGGCGCCTCCGGTGATCAGCCTTCAAGCGTTGGCCGACCGTAAGATTCTCGACGTGTACGCCCCCCCGGGCGTGCTCCTCAATGAGAACCTCGATATTTTGCATTTCCGAGGGCACACGGGTCCCTACCTCGATCCGGCGCCTGGCTCGGCCAGCTTCAGCATCTTACGCTTGGCCCGTCCCGAGCTGCGCATCGAGCTCAAGAGGGCTATTCAGCAGGCGTTTGCCGAGCAGATCCGCGTCAGCACCGACGTGAAGTTTTCGGACGCCGGCAAGCCAGGTGCCGTGAGACTCGACCTGGTGCCGATCCAAGATCCGGAGACCAAGACCCGGTGCCTCCTCGTGTCCTTCTTGGCGATGGAGCCTCCCGAGGAGCTTCCCCCGATTCCAACGGACGAGCCGGACGAGCGGATCGTGGCCCTGGGAAAACGGCTTCAGGAGCTGGAACGGGAGCTCGAGGTCACCAAGGACTACCTGCAGGCCACTATCGAGGACAAAGAGAGCGCCAACGAAGAGCTCAAGTCGGCCAATGAGGAGCTTCAGTCTTCCAACGAAGAGCTGCAGAGCACGAACGAAGAGCTGGAGACATCAAGGGAAGAGATGCAGTCCACGAACGAGGAGTTGACAACCGTCAACGAGGAGCTCCAGAACAGAATGTCGGAGCTCGGTCTCTCCAACGACGACCTGCACAACCTCCTGGCGGGGTTCGACAACTCCGTCCTCATCGTTGGCATGGATTTTTGCATCCGGAGATACACTCTCGCCGCGGAGAAGCTGCTGGGTCTGGTCGCTGGCGACCTGGGTCGTTCGATCAGCTTCATCGATGGCTTCTTCGGGGCCGACGTCTTGACCAAAGTCCGCGGCGTGGTGGAGACACTGAACACTCTGGAGGAAGATGTTCTCTGCCGAAACCGTCGGTGGTACTCGGTTCGGATCGTGCCCTACAAGACCTTGGACCATGTGATCCGAGGAGCGGTCATCACCCTGATGGATATTGACGCGCGAAAAAAATCTGCGATGCTGACCCGTGACGTCGGGGAGTATGCGGGCCATTTTCTGGGCGCCATCCACCATCCGCTCATGATCGTCGACAGCAAGCTGCGCATCGTGTGGGTGAATCAGCCCTTCTACGACTACTTCCAAGTCGTCGAGCAGGAAACCATCGGGACCATCTTCCCGAATGATGGAGACCCGCAGTGGGCGGACACGGGCGAGCTTTGCCAACGTTTGGAAGTGACACTCCGCACCGGGGAGAGCTTTCGGGGAGTTCTGCTTCGTCAACCTGCCGCGCGGGGCAGCACACAAACGCTGAAAGTAGGCGGCAGCCGGATTCCGGTTCCGGCCGAGTCCGCCCTCGTACTCCTGTCGTTCGAGGAGTGA
- a CDS encoding DinB family protein, translating into MARDEPLRKHLLKLLDWEDAHVGFDAAVKGIAPAFQGTTPHDLPHSPWQLLEHLRLTQHDILDFCRNPAYAERAWPEEYWPSGAGPPTGEAWDESIAAFRRDREALKKLAADSAVDLFARIPHGAGQTYLREVLLVADHNAYHVGQLVLVRRGLGIWPPK; encoded by the coding sequence ATGGCTCGAGACGAGCCTCTTCGCAAACATCTCCTGAAGCTTCTGGACTGGGAAGACGCGCACGTCGGTTTCGATGCGGCGGTGAAGGGGATCGCTCCCGCATTCCAAGGCACCACGCCGCACGACCTGCCTCACTCGCCGTGGCAGCTTCTCGAGCATTTGCGGCTCACGCAGCACGACATCCTCGACTTCTGCCGGAACCCGGCTTATGCGGAGCGGGCGTGGCCCGAGGAATACTGGCCGTCGGGCGCAGGTCCGCCCACAGGGGAGGCGTGGGATGAAAGCATCGCCGCCTTTCGCCGCGACCGCGAGGCGCTGAAGAAACTGGCCGCGGACTCCGCCGTGGACCTCTTCGCGCGGATTCCGCACGGCGCGGGCCAGACCTACTTACGTGAGGTCCTCCTGGTCGCCGACCATAACGCCTACCACGTGGGTCAACTGGTCTTGGTCCGGCGCGGTCTCGGAATATGGCCGCCGAAATAG
- a CDS encoding nuclear transport factor 2 family protein, protein MSRALAAIFLLGLCTAGPVSRAAAQATPGVRDGGGARERDASASEATTLVRLENEWARALVRRDATVFRRLLAKGFVYTENDRMMGGGAVVRELTAGTDSVQFARNKNMRVHSFGTTAVVTGWLVVRGRGADGPFNRRYRFTDTWVRGRDGWVIVAAHDYLVPRGAGSKPK, encoded by the coding sequence ATGAGCCGTGCTCTCGCAGCGATTTTTCTCCTCGGCCTCTGCACCGCGGGCCCGGTCTCGCGCGCTGCGGCGCAGGCGACGCCGGGGGTGCGCGACGGCGGGGGCGCGCGAGAGCGCGACGCGTCCGCCTCCGAGGCGACCACGCTCGTGCGCCTCGAGAATGAATGGGCCAGGGCCTTGGTACGGCGTGACGCGACGGTCTTTCGCCGGCTCCTTGCGAAGGGATTCGTGTACACGGAGAACGACCGCATGATGGGGGGCGGCGCGGTTGTGCGTGAACTGACCGCCGGGACCGACAGCGTGCAGTTTGCGCGCAATAAGAACATGCGCGTCCACTCCTTCGGCACGACGGCGGTGGTCACAGGCTGGCTGGTCGTGCGGGGGCGCGGCGCCGACGGTCCGTTCAACCGTCGATACCGCTTCACCGACACCTGGGTCCGCGGCAGGGACGGGTGGGTAATCGTGGCCGCGCACGATTACCTCGTACCAAGGGGAGCTGGATCGAAGCCGAAATGA
- a CDS encoding response regulator transcription factor, whose amino-acid sequence MSSASSATTIVLADDHRIVLRGLRALLEAESGFAVIGEAEDGLKVMSLAERLRPDVLVLDLMMPGLGGFDVTRRVAKRLPRTRVVILSMYSSEAHVVEALRSGASAYVLKDASVEELVTAIREAAAGRRYLSAPFSTDRIESYLRRPIGADPYGTLTSREREVLHLVAEGLTSGEIAKRLFISPRTAESHRANLMRKLGLRSRTDLVRFALQRGIVPLETSAAPRAGEH is encoded by the coding sequence ATGAGTTCCGCGAGCTCGGCCACGACGATCGTCCTGGCGGACGATCACAGGATCGTCCTCCGGGGCCTTCGCGCGCTTCTGGAGGCCGAATCCGGATTCGCCGTGATCGGCGAAGCCGAGGACGGGCTCAAGGTCATGAGTCTGGCCGAGCGGTTAAGGCCGGACGTCTTGGTTCTGGATCTCATGATGCCGGGTCTCGGCGGCTTCGACGTGACGCGCCGCGTGGCGAAGCGGCTTCCCAGGACCCGCGTTGTCATTCTCTCCATGTATTCGAGTGAGGCGCACGTCGTCGAGGCTCTCCGAAGTGGGGCTTCCGCCTACGTTCTCAAAGACGCGAGCGTCGAGGAGCTCGTGACGGCGATCCGCGAGGCAGCAGCCGGCCGCCGCTACCTGAGCGCCCCTTTCTCCACCGACCGGATCGAGTCGTATCTCCGGCGGCCCATCGGCGCTGATCCGTACGGCACGCTCACGTCGCGCGAGCGAGAGGTGCTCCACCTGGTTGCCGAGGGGCTCACAAGCGGCGAAATCGCGAAGCGATTATTCATCAGCCCACGCACCGCGGAGAGCCACCGCGCGAACCTCATGCGGAAGCTCGGCCTCCGGAGCCGAACGGATCTAGTGCGTTTCGCCCTCCAACGCGGGATCGTCCCCTTGGAGACGTCGGCAGCTCCCCGCGCAGGCGAGCACTAG
- a CDS encoding lamin tail domain-containing protein: MVRWGGVVWALVIAIAAAVAAQAVSRRDVEGGARVVAPGLRLNEILASPARDWDGDGLYDSKNDEWIEIQNVGPEALAIGEYRLADAARTVRFALEGTLAPGEVKLTTGSAAVAWQRSQGLAAAGLSLNNSGDQVYLLRVTGPDTTTVDTHTYGSIEGGNDRSVGHASTESEDWILFDSLNRYTGGGTPAGTGCPPTPGGVNGCTTDVSPSTWGAIKRLYR, translated from the coding sequence ATGGTTCGTTGGGGAGGTGTCGTGTGGGCGCTCGTAATCGCCATTGCGGCGGCCGTCGCGGCCCAGGCGGTGTCTAGGCGCGATGTCGAGGGAGGGGCGCGCGTGGTGGCGCCGGGGCTTCGGCTCAACGAGATTCTCGCGTCGCCTGCGCGCGACTGGGATGGCGACGGACTCTATGATTCCAAGAACGACGAGTGGATCGAGATCCAAAACGTCGGCCCGGAGGCGCTCGCGATCGGGGAGTACCGCCTCGCCGACGCGGCTAGAACGGTGCGTTTTGCGCTCGAGGGAACCCTCGCCCCGGGGGAGGTGAAGCTCACCACGGGGAGCGCCGCGGTTGCGTGGCAGCGATCGCAGGGGCTTGCCGCGGCGGGGCTGAGCCTCAACAATTCCGGGGACCAGGTATATCTGCTGCGCGTCACCGGACCCGACACCACCACCGTCGACACACACACGTACGGGAGCATCGAGGGAGGAAACGACCGGTCGGTCGGCCACGCGAGCACGGAAAGCGAGGACTGGATTCTTTTCGACTCGCTCAATCGTTACACTGGGGGTGGGACGCCGGCTGGAACGGGCTGCCCTCCGACTCCTGGGGGCGTGAACGGATGCACCACGGACGTGAGCCCCAGCACGTGGGGCGCGATCAAGAGGCTGTATCGATGA
- a CDS encoding isoprenylcysteine carboxylmethyltransferase family protein — MHEMLRVALILGALILLPIALYHRIKSQATGERLDRGQEGLFILLTLRPVGLVFVLALLMWMIDPSRLAWSYVELPNRLRVMGLCIGAVAGVLWIWTFRTLGPNLTDTVVTRKEHTLVTSGPYRWVRHPFYDSLALFVAAVFLITANWFLFATGVLVLALILLRTRKEEQNLAARFGDEYRAYRERTGRFLPKG; from the coding sequence ATGCACGAGATGCTCCGGGTCGCGCTCATCCTGGGCGCTCTGATCCTCCTGCCGATCGCGTTATACCACCGGATCAAATCACAGGCGACGGGCGAAAGGCTCGACCGCGGCCAGGAAGGGCTCTTCATTCTGCTGACCCTCCGGCCGGTCGGGTTGGTCTTCGTGCTTGCTCTTCTCATGTGGATGATCGATCCGTCGCGGCTGGCCTGGTCCTACGTGGAGCTGCCGAATCGGCTCCGGGTGATGGGGCTCTGCATCGGGGCCGTGGCGGGGGTGTTGTGGATCTGGACCTTCCGAACCCTGGGACCGAATCTGACCGACACGGTCGTCACGAGGAAGGAGCATACGCTCGTGACGAGCGGTCCCTACCGCTGGGTACGTCACCCGTTCTACGATTCGTTGGCCCTCTTCGTGGCGGCGGTTTTTCTCATCACGGCCAACTGGTTCCTGTTTGCCACCGGGGTGCTGGTGCTCGCGCTGATCTTGCTCCGCACACGTAAAGAGGAGCAGAATCTGGCGGCTCGCTTCGGCGATGAGTACCGAGCGTATCGGGAGCGCACGGGGCGCTTCTTGCCGAAGGGGTGA
- a CDS encoding ABC transporter permease — MGSASVIPGRCRGGARSLFANVACFALLVAGTQILARQASPWNPAAWAAPWSGDVILVVAGLLFLGLGFLGPLHAGVLNLGIYAQFLAGFSVAAAIVRTPSIDPAARAGLALLGGSAAGALAGAVLLWLRRRFAVHEVVSGLLLGVAMTPVARALSLTPAALPALAFELGPVPAALRWTPGLGLGHTFVLTWGILVLSLGLLLALAFAHVLRTSARGFDLRTVGSNPLAAVAAGVDVDLVQLSMLAAGGVCAGLAGALQLWTDPAVALERWPLPLAFAGITIALYGLGSVRGVLIASVAFALWLNAPGTLVSLADPRWGTAISLLLVFPALWNLPRLLPDQGAPRALWRTRHRETY, encoded by the coding sequence ATCGGGAGTGCGTCCGTGATCCCGGGTCGCTGCCGGGGCGGCGCAAGGTCACTCTTTGCCAACGTCGCCTGCTTTGCCCTTCTCGTCGCCGGCACCCAGATCCTCGCGCGCCAGGCTTCGCCGTGGAACCCGGCCGCGTGGGCCGCACCGTGGAGCGGCGATGTGATCCTCGTGGTGGCGGGGCTCCTGTTCCTGGGGCTCGGTTTTCTGGGGCCGCTCCATGCCGGCGTGTTGAATCTTGGAATCTACGCACAATTTCTCGCCGGGTTCTCCGTGGCCGCCGCGATCGTTCGTACCCCGTCGATCGATCCCGCCGCCCGCGCCGGACTCGCGCTCCTCGGGGGATCCGCGGCCGGCGCGCTCGCGGGGGCCGTCCTGCTTTGGCTGCGCAGGCGGTTTGCGGTCCACGAGGTGGTGAGCGGGCTTCTTCTCGGGGTGGCGATGACTCCGGTCGCGCGGGCGCTCTCCCTCACGCCGGCCGCGCTCCCCGCGCTCGCGTTCGAGCTGGGTCCCGTTCCGGCCGCCCTCCGGTGGACCCCGGGCCTCGGGCTGGGGCATACCTTCGTCCTGACGTGGGGAATTCTGGTTCTCTCGCTCGGCCTTCTCCTCGCCCTGGCCTTCGCACACGTCTTGCGCACGTCCGCCCGTGGATTCGATCTCAGGACGGTCGGCTCGAACCCGCTCGCCGCGGTGGCGGCCGGGGTGGACGTGGACCTGGTCCAGCTTTCGATGCTCGCCGCCGGCGGAGTCTGCGCCGGACTGGCCGGGGCCCTCCAACTCTGGACGGACCCGGCCGTGGCGCTCGAGCGCTGGCCCCTCCCGCTCGCCTTCGCGGGGATCACGATCGCGCTCTACGGCCTTGGAAGCGTGCGCGGCGTCCTTATTGCATCCGTTGCGTTCGCCCTGTGGCTGAACGCGCCGGGGACCCTGGTCTCCCTTGCGGATCCGCGTTGGGGGACGGCGATCTCGCTCCTGCTCGTGTTTCCGGCCTTGTGGAATCTCCCCCGCCTCCTCCCCGATCAAGGAGCCCCCCGCGCCCTCTGGCGCACCCGGCATCGCGAAACGTACTAA
- a CDS encoding DUF1772 domain-containing protein: MLSLVYAATCAGLFAGAALFVSAVQHPARISRGAEFAVKEFVASYPRAAVMQSILAVIGTATGLWSAWLRHDAWLALAAILLASAIPFTLLVILPTNKRLLDPSLDPRGQEAPGLLARWGHLHAARTAAGVIAFAIFLARF; the protein is encoded by the coding sequence ATGCTGAGTCTTGTCTACGCGGCAACCTGCGCGGGTCTCTTCGCCGGCGCCGCACTCTTCGTGAGCGCGGTCCAGCATCCGGCGCGAATCTCCCGCGGGGCAGAGTTCGCCGTGAAAGAGTTCGTGGCGAGCTATCCCAGAGCCGCGGTGATGCAATCCATCCTGGCGGTGATCGGTACGGCCACGGGTCTGTGGTCGGCCTGGCTGCGGCACGACGCCTGGCTCGCGCTGGCTGCGATTCTTCTGGCGTCCGCGATTCCCTTCACTCTTCTTGTGATCCTTCCTACGAACAAGCGATTGCTCGACCCGAGCCTGGATCCTCGAGGGCAAGAGGCCCCGGGGCTGCTCGCACGGTGGGGGCACCTTCATGCGGCACGAACTGCGGCCGGCGTCATCGCGTTCGCCATCTTCCTGGCGCGTTTCTGA